The window GAGCGTGCTCTTCGGCTTGGGAATCGTTCAACTGGCGTGCCTGGCGGTGTACCTCACTCCCCGGCTCTCGGTGCTGGGGGCCATCCTGTGGACGGGCTATCTCGGAGGCGCGGTCGCCACCCACGTCCGGGTCGGCAATCCGCTCTTCTCCCACATGCTCTTCCCCGTCTACATCGCGACGCTGCTCTGGCTGGGGCTCTGGCTGCGCGATGCGCGGCTCCGCGCCGTCCTGCCGGGCCGGGCCACGTCGCCAAAGTCTTCAGGCCGCCCTGGCGTGGAACCGTAGCCCGCTCTTCTCGCCAGGACCCATGCTGCAGGGGGCCGAAAGCAGAGCGGCCCCTGGTCTCGCACCGTCTGGCGAGCTGGGAACAAACTCAGGGAGCCCGAAGAAGCCCCAACAGGGGGGCCGAAACTCGGGGTGAGCCGTTGAGCGCCGTGCATTCTACTACGGCCACTCCATACAATTGGTGCCTCGCTGCACAGCGATTGGCGATGGCGTGCTGCGTGCCACCCGAGAGGCGAGCCTCTGTCCGATGTCCGGCACGGTCCGGCCGCCGGTTGAAGCGCGGACTTTCCACTCGACTCGAGGCACGCGATGTTCAATTCCGTTCTATCCCCCAGGAGAGAGTCGCATGCGAACCCTATCAATGCCCCTCATCGTCGCCGCCCTCCTATCTGGCTGCAGCCAGACCCCAGACCCCACGCCAACGCCCCAAGACTCGGGCGTCCCGCAGCTGGACTCGGGCGTCCCGCCGGAAGACTCGGGCGTTCCGCCAGATGACGCGGGCGTCCCTCCAGATGACGCGGGCGTTCCGCCAGAAGATCCGCTTCCCACCGGCCCCCCGGTCCCGCAGGGCCCGCCCAACGTGCCCGAGTTCGATCCGGCCTTCCCCGGACAGACACGCGTCCCAGCCATCCAGACGCAGACGCCCATCGAGGTCACCGAGATTGCCTCGGGCTTCAGGAATCCCTGGGCCATCGCCTTCCTGCCCGACCAGCGCATGCTGGTGACAGAGAAGCCCACCGGCTCGCTCTACATCGTCACGCCGCAGGGCGCGAAGTCTCCCGCCGTCGTGGGGCTGCCCAACGTGGATGGCCGTGGACAGGGGGGCCTGCTCGACGTGGAGGTCGGCCCCGACTACGCGCAGAGCCAGCTCATCTACTGGACCTATTCCGAGCCACGCCAGGGCGGCAACGGGCTCGCGGTGGCGCGTGCGAAACTCGTGGACGGTGCGCAGCCTCGCGTGGAGGACGTCCAGGTCATCTTCCGCATGATGCCCACGCTCGAGTCGACGCTGCACTCGGGGGGACGGCTGGTATTCACCCCCGACGGCAAGCTGTTCGTCACGCTCGGGGAGCGCTCCATCCTCGCGGGCCGGGTGCAGGCGCAGGAACTGAACAGCCACTTCGGCAAGGTGGTCCGCATCAATCCCGACGGCTCCGTGCCCCAGGACAACCCCTACGTGAACACCGAGGGGGCGAAGCCGGAAATCTGGTCGGTGGGCCACCGCAACGTCCTGTCGGCGGCGCTCGACAGCCAGAACCGGCTGTGGACGGTCGAAATGGGACCGCGCGGGGGTGACGAGCTCAACCGCCCCGAGGCCGGCAAGGATTACGGCTGGCCCACCATTGGGTATGGCGAGGAGTACTCCGGCGCGCCCATCCACGAGAGCCCTCGTGGCCCAGGCATGGAGCAGCCCGTGTACTACTGGGACCCGGTCATTTCTCCCTCGGGGATGACCATCTACTCGGGGACCCTGTTCCCCGAGTGGCGGAACAACATCTTCATCGGAGGCCTGTCCAGCCAGGCGCTGGTGCGGCTCATGATGCGGAATGACCGCGTGGTGGGCGAGGAGCATCTCCTCAAGGACCTGGGCGTGCGCATCCGCGAGGTGGTGCAGGGCCCCGACGGAGCCCTCTACCTGCTCACCGACGCCACCAACGGAAAGCTGCTCAAGGTCACGCCGCGCTGAAGTCACCGCCGGCCACGGCATGCTCCACGCACCCCGAGCGACTCGGTCCTCGGGGTGCGCGGAGATGCCGCTCCAGCCCTCCCCTTTCAACACAGCCCCTCTTCGTCCAATCCGTCCGCATTCCGGAACCGCACCCGCTCCCGGGGTGTCAGGGGCCCGCGTCGAGCCCTCAACCCCGGAGAATCCATGACGATGAGACTCGCCGTCGGCGCTCTGCTGCTGCTCTGGGGGTGCGCGACGCCTCCCGCCATCCCGCAGCGCCCCCTTCCCGCGAAGGCAGGGCCCGTCTTCCTGGAGAATGACTGGGAGGGAGCGCTCCGGGCGGGGCGGGAGGGCCGGCGGCCCGTCCTCGTGGAGGCCTGGGCCCCCTGGTGCCAATCGTGCCGGTCCATGCGCGCCACGGTGCTGACGTCCCCCGCCCTGGATGCGTGGGCGGACCGCTTCGTCTGGCTCGCGGTGGACACGGACGCCGACACCAGCATGGCCTTCCTCCAGCGATACCCGGTGGACACGTGGCCCACCTTCTTCGTCCTGGAGCCGGAACACGGCGCCGTCCTCGCGCGCTCGTTGGGCGCGGTGTCCCTCCCCCAATTCCTGGGCTTGCTCGAGCAATCCGAGCGGACCTTCCAGCAAGGCCGCCTGGGCACGGAGGCGCTGGTCCGGGCGGATGCGCTCGCCCTCTCCGGTCAGCACGGCGAAGCCGCGGTGGCCTATCAGCGGGCCCTGGAGCAGTTGGCCCCCGAGGACGCGCGCCGCGCGGGCGCCCTCGTGTCCTGGAGCAAGTCGCTGGCCGCCACGGGCGCCTCCGCGGACTGCATGCGGGTGGCCGCGAGCGAGCTGCCGAAGCTCTCGCGCGTGGACGATCGCACGCGGCTGCTGTACGTGGGCATGGGCTGCGCGCTGGACACTAACACCGATGAGGCGCGAGCGGTGCGAGGCCAGTTCGCCGACGAGGCAAACCGGGCCCTGGGTGCTCCCGAGACCGAGCTGACTCCGCTGCAACGCTCGTCGCTCTACGAGCTGGCTTGCGAGGCCCGTGAGGCGTCCGGGGACGAAGCGGGGCTGCGCGACCAGGCGCGAACCTGGTGGGCGTTCCTCCAGCTCCAGGCCACTCACGCGAATGGGGCCGAGGAGCGCGCGGCGCTCGATTCGCATCGGGTGATGGCCACCGCGCTGTTGGACCAGCCGGACGCCGCCATTCCCCTCTTGGAGCGCAGCGAGCGGGAGCTGCCCGGGGACTACAACCCGCCAGCCCGGCTCGCGACGCTGTACCTGATGGCCGGGAGGAAGGATGAAGCGCTGACGGCGAGCAAGCGGGCCCTGGCCCTGGCCAAGGGAGTCTCCCGAGGCACCGTGCTCGCGGGCCATGCGCGCATCCTCATGGCACATGGCGAGCGGGCACACGCGGAGCGACTGCTGACCGAGGCCTTGAGCGAGATGGACCGGACGCCAGGCATTCCCCAGGACCATCTCCAGCGAAAAGTGCTCGAGCGAACCCTCGCGAGGCTTCGCGCGAGCAACGGTGCGTCGCCGAAGTGAATGGCGAACGGAAGGCCGCCATGACTCGGCGCGGAGGGCTCCGCCTTTTCGGGCTGGGGACGGGCAGCCAGGCGGACGGGCCCCACCATTTCGCCCGAGCCTGGCCTGTTTCGCCTACGCTGCCCGCCGTCTCCTGAAAGGCCGGTGTCCGTCGCATGGGTGGTCGTGTCCTCTCTCCAGTCCTCCTCGTCGGTGCGGGAACGGGGGAGGCCACGTGCGGCATCCTGTACCTGGCGGGTTACCTGCGGCGCGGCGGCATCGAGGCCTTCGTGCGGCTGTACGACGGGGATGAGACCGAAGCCGAGGTGACACGCACCTTCGAGAGCCTTCTGCGCCGCGTACGCCCGAAGCTCGTGGGCATCAGCCTCAAGTGGTTCCACCACGTGGACCGCGCGCTGCTCATCGCGAGGACGGTGCGGCGGCTCGACCCCTCCATCCGCATCGTCGTGGGAGGCAACTCCGCGTCGTACTGGTGGAAGGAGCTGAGCGGCTACGACAGCATCGACCACATCGTGCTGGGCGACGGCGAGGTGCCACTGCTGGCCCTGTGCAATGGCGAGGAGGCGCCGCCCAACGTCGTGACGAGGAGTCCGGACGGCCGTCCGCGCCGGCTGCCGCTGGAGTACGTGCAGCGCGCCACGAACACGGACGACATCTACTACTCGCACTTCAACGACATCTTCCTCAGCCAGATGGACCAGCACTCGTTCTCCGGCTGGGTCGCGCCCGGCAAGGGGTGCGGTGAGAACTGCCTGTATTGCGGCGGGGCACGAGGCAACCAGAAAGCGGACTTCGGGCGCGCGAAGCCCTTCCTGCGCGCCGAGGAGAACGTGCGCCGCGACCACCAGGAGATCGCCGGGCGGACGTGGCAGATGCGCTACGACTTCGCGGGCAGCACCGCCGGTTTCCTGAGCAGCACCTGGGCGGGCGTGGACCTCTCCCGCCACTGCTGCACGTACTTCCTGTGGGGCGTGCCCCGGGTGGAGCTGGTGGCGGCGCTGGCCGCGACGTTCCAGCGCGTCTACATGGTCATCGACATCGGTTGCTTCTCCGAACAGCAGCGGCTGGAGCAGATGGGCCGGGGCCTGCTCAAGCCCTGCGCGAAGGACCGCGAGCTGCTGGAAGTCATCGACGCCTGCCGCAAGTACCCCAACCTGGACATCGAAATCTCCGGCATCGGAGGCCTGCCCTTCGCGAGCAAGGCCACCCTGGCGGAGGAATTGCGGCTCGTGGAGCGCATCATCAGCCTGGACTGCGTGGTGGGCTACCAGCGGCTCGAAGCGCAGCCCGGGGCGCTGGTGACGCAGCACCCCGCGCG is drawn from Myxococcus xanthus and contains these coding sequences:
- a CDS encoding DoxX family protein, whose amino-acid sequence is MTTTTHTELQHAAPATRLQSGTQSSSKKALWTGRVLSGIAVLFLLFDATGKLLQIPEAQQGAVELGYPVSVLFGLGIVQLACLAVYLTPRLSVLGAILWTGYLGGAVATHVRVGNPLFSHMLFPVYIATLLWLGLWLRDARLRAVLPGRATSPKSSGRPGVEP
- a CDS encoding PQQ-dependent sugar dehydrogenase, coding for MRTLSMPLIVAALLSGCSQTPDPTPTPQDSGVPQLDSGVPPEDSGVPPDDAGVPPDDAGVPPEDPLPTGPPVPQGPPNVPEFDPAFPGQTRVPAIQTQTPIEVTEIASGFRNPWAIAFLPDQRMLVTEKPTGSLYIVTPQGAKSPAVVGLPNVDGRGQGGLLDVEVGPDYAQSQLIYWTYSEPRQGGNGLAVARAKLVDGAQPRVEDVQVIFRMMPTLESTLHSGGRLVFTPDGKLFVTLGERSILAGRVQAQELNSHFGKVVRINPDGSVPQDNPYVNTEGAKPEIWSVGHRNVLSAALDSQNRLWTVEMGPRGGDELNRPEAGKDYGWPTIGYGEEYSGAPIHESPRGPGMEQPVYYWDPVISPSGMTIYSGTLFPEWRNNIFIGGLSSQALVRLMMRNDRVVGEEHLLKDLGVRIREVVQGPDGALYLLTDATNGKLLKVTPR
- a CDS encoding B12-binding domain-containing radical SAM protein — protein: MGGRVLSPVLLVGAGTGEATCGILYLAGYLRRGGIEAFVRLYDGDETEAEVTRTFESLLRRVRPKLVGISLKWFHHVDRALLIARTVRRLDPSIRIVVGGNSASYWWKELSGYDSIDHIVLGDGEVPLLALCNGEEAPPNVVTRSPDGRPRRLPLEYVQRATNTDDIYYSHFNDIFLSQMDQHSFSGWVAPGKGCGENCLYCGGARGNQKADFGRAKPFLRAEENVRRDHQEIAGRTWQMRYDFAGSTAGFLSSTWAGVDLSRHCCTYFLWGVPRVELVAALAATFQRVYMVIDIGCFSEQQRLEQMGRGLLKPCAKDRELLEVIDACRKYPNLDIEISGIGGLPFASKATLAEELRLVERIISLDCVVGYQRLEAQPGALVTQHPARFDMVTEAKTFAEFLDYFERREPGDVSVPMIRFRDAGLEAAVQHTSDRVDALAWKHRDTRKSVAIQGRTRLRNTAPWTQRFTLGEWLGSHRAPAKLAGEAVTVLRSVDGITMSCAPSVSPKRFSDPTLTQGEDGAILLAALAAFEHPTTVSSAVSKLGAKARLDPHSAREVIDHLVDGRFLQPA
- a CDS encoding thioredoxin family protein; amino-acid sequence: MTMRLAVGALLLLWGCATPPAIPQRPLPAKAGPVFLENDWEGALRAGREGRRPVLVEAWAPWCQSCRSMRATVLTSPALDAWADRFVWLAVDTDADTSMAFLQRYPVDTWPTFFVLEPEHGAVLARSLGAVSLPQFLGLLEQSERTFQQGRLGTEALVRADALALSGQHGEAAVAYQRALEQLAPEDARRAGALVSWSKSLAATGASADCMRVAASELPKLSRVDDRTRLLYVGMGCALDTNTDEARAVRGQFADEANRALGAPETELTPLQRSSLYELACEAREASGDEAGLRDQARTWWAFLQLQATHANGAEERAALDSHRVMATALLDQPDAAIPLLERSERELPGDYNPPARLATLYLMAGRKDEALTASKRALALAKGVSRGTVLAGHARILMAHGERAHAERLLTEALSEMDRTPGIPQDHLQRKVLERTLARLRASNGASPK